The DNA sequence CCGTCAGCGGCATACGCGAGGAAGTCCCGCAGCATCATGGCGCCGCGCGCCTTGAGCCGCGCCGGGTCCAGGTCACCCGCGACGAGCGAGGAGACCACGGTCATCCGGCGACGCGAGCGGGTGATGGCGACGTTGAGGCGACGCTCGCCGCCCTCGAGGTTGAGCGGCCCGAACCGGTGCAGCACCCGGCCGTGCGGGGTCTTGCCGTAACCGACGGCGAGGATGATCGCGTCGCGCTCGTCGCCCTGGACCCGCTCGAGGTTCTTGACGAAGAATCGCTCCGGCCGGTCCTCGTCGAAGAAGTCGCCGACTCCGGCGGCCGCGTCGCCCGCGAGGGCGCGTCGCAGGGCGTCGTCGATGCGGGCGGCGTGCTTGATGCCGAGGGCGATGACGCCGAGGGACTCCCACGGACGGGTGCGGGCATGCTCGAGCACGAGCTCGACGACCCGCTCGACCTCCGCCTCGGTCGACTCGATGGCCTCCTCGCCGGGCGAGACGACGCCGGCTCCCTCGACGGCCTCGAGCCGGACGACGGGGTCGGTGCCCGTGCCGGGGAAGGTGACGAGCGAGCCGTCGTACATCTCGCGGTTGGCGAAGGCGATGAGCCGCTCGTCGAGCGACCGGTAGTGCCACGCCAGGCGGCGGGTCGGCAGGGCGGCCGTGAGCACGTCGAGCACCGACTCGAAGCCCTCGGTCAGCGTCTCGGTCTCGGGCGAGCCCGCGGCCTCCTCGTCGACGGCGGAGGTGAAGAACGACGTCGGGGGCAGCTGGCGCTCGTCGCCGGCGACGACGACCTGGTGGGCACGGGAGATCGCCGAGACGGCCTGAGCGGGCGGGATCTGCGAGGCCTCGTCGAAGATCACCACGTCGAACCAGCGCCCCGGCGGCAGCACCGAGGCCACGACCAGCGGCGACATGGCCCAGGCCGGCTTGACCGCGGTGAGCGTCTCGCCGGCGCGGGGCAGCAGGTCGCGCAGCGGCCGGTGGCGACGGGACTTGCCCGCCTCCGCCCGGACCAGCGACTCCTGCTCGGGGTGGTCGGCCAGCACCTCGCGCAGCCGCCGCCCGGCCCCCGCCTTGACCCGCTCGGCGCTGGCGCGCAGGTGCGCGTGGTCGGCGGCGACGTACTCGCGGGCGACCCGCTGGAGCTGGGCACCGTCGTGGGCGCCGTAGCGCGGGTCGCGCACGGTGAGGTCCTCCGACAGCGAGGTCCACCAGACGAACTCGAGCTCGGCGGCCACGTCGTCGGCCTCGACCCCGCGCGCGGCGAGGTCGTCGACCAGCGGGCCCATGCCCGCGGCGCGCAGGGCGTCGAGCGCCCCGAGCACCTGCGGCACGACCGCGAGCCGCTCGGGCGCCGCGGCGAGCGTGGTCAGCCGCTCCCGCAGAGCCGGCAGGTCGGTGTCGAGGAGGGCTCCCCCGGCCGCGGTGGTGGCCAGCCGCTCGCCGAGCCACGTGAGGTCGGCGGCCACGGCGGCATACGCGGCTCGCGCACGGTCGAGGTCGATCGGGATCTCGGGGCGCCCACCGGCGCCGGCCATCTGCTGCCACGCGGTCCGCTGGACCTGGGCGTCGGCGAGCGCGGCGTGCAGGTCGGCGGGCGGCGGGCCGGGGCGCAGCAGCGCGCGCGCCTGCCGGCGCAGCCGCCAGCGCGACCACGCGCCGAGGTCGACGTCGTGGTCGCGGCGGTACTGCGCGGACCCGGTCGCGGAAACCAGCTCGCCGAGCGGGATGTCGAAGACCTCCGGCCGGAACACCTCGAGCGTGTCGCGGACCCGGCCGACGGACTCGAGCACCGCGCCCCAGTCCCGCGCGCGCTGGGCCTGCGGCAGGCTCACCTCGGCGAAGACCTCCTGCATGGTCCGCTCGAGCTCGTCGAGCCCGCCCTCGCTGAGGCGGCTGGTGATGTCGCGGGCCCGGACGGCGTCCTCCTGGGTCTCGACGCGCGCGCCGAACCAGGGGTCCTCGCCCTCGCGGGTCGACCACGCGCCGAGCGAGGCTGCCTCGGTGAGCTGCCGGCCGAGCTCGTCGACCCGCTGGCGGGAGAGCCCGGCGAGCTGGTCGCCACGCACGCGCACCCGCGAGGTCGGCGGGTGCTCGCGACCGGTCAGCCCCGTGATGGCCTGCTGCGCCTGGTAGACCGAGACGCCCCACGGCTGGCGGACCTCGTGCAGGGCGGCCGCGTGCTCGACGAGGCGCGTGCGCCGGTCGACGAGCGCGCGCTCGAGCTCGCCGGTGTCGGGGTCGCGCGTCTGGGTGGAGCGCTCGAGCGCGTCACCGAGCTCGCGGGCCAGCCGCCGCTTGTTGACCGCGCCGTCGTAGGCGTCGAGGACGAGGTCGGACAGGCCCACCCCGTCGAGCCGGGAGAGCACCGCGTCGATGGCCGCGCGCTTCTCGGCGACGAACAGCACGCGCTTGCCCTCACCGGCGAGCGAGGCGATGAGGTTGGCGATGGTCTGGGACTTGCCGGTGCCGGGCGGGCCTTTGATGACCAGGTGCGCGCCGGAGCGGACGGCGTCGATCGCCGCCTGCTGGGTGGAGTCGGCGTCGAGGATCAGCAGCTCGTGCGAGGGGTCGGCGTCGGCCGGCGAGTCAGGGACGGCCGTGCGGACCGTACGCAGCGCGCCCGGGTCGCCGGCCAGCGCCGCCACGACGTCGTGGTCGGCGAGCGACGGGCCCTGCGCGGCCAGGTCGGCGACCATGGGCAGCTTGGCGTAGGAGAAGGTGCCGACGACCAGCCGCGGGGTGATGGAGAAGTCGGGGACCGAGGCGCACAGCCGCCCCAGCTCCTCGTAGACCGGGTACGGGTCGAAGGCGTCGCCTGCCGTGGCCAGGTCCTCCAGCGAACCGGTGTCGAGCTCGAGCCCCTGCTCCGAGCGCAGGTAGTGCTCCAGGACGGGGTTGAGCTCGACGTCCGGGCCGAGGTCGATGTCGAAGTCCTCGCGCGCGGCGCCCGTCGGCTTGAGCACGCACGACCGCAGCAGCACGGGCGCGGCCGGGGGCCGGTTCGCGCCGCGGACGGTCCACGACGCCATGCCGATGGCGATGAACCCGGCCGCGATGCCGCGCTCCTCCGCGAGCTCGAGGGTCTTGGCCCGGATGGTCCGCGCCCGGCGGCGCGCCTCGTCGAGCGCGACCGGCTCGCGGACGAGGTCGGACAGCCGGGTCGGGCGCCCGGCGAGCAGCATGGCGAGCCCGCCGGGATGGGCGGTGGTGAGGTCGAGGGTGCCGCTGGGCAGGTCGCGGTACCAGAGCAGGGTGTTGCGACCACCGAGGTCGACGAGGTGCCGCTGCCAGGTGCGGACCGCCGCCGCGACCCTCTCCCCGCGGGGGTCGGCGTCGCGGGGGTCGGCGTCCTGGGGCTCGGTGGGCTGACTCACCCGTGCAGGCTAACCAACCTCGCTGTCCACTTCGCCGGGCAACACCGGTGGCGGCGAGACCCGCTCCAGATCGGTCGGCCGCAGGAGCAGGGCGGCCACCCCGACGGCCCCGGCGAGGCACGCCGCGAGGGTGCCGAGCACGGCATACCCGAGCTGCCCGACGACGACGCCGGCGAGCGCACCCCCGCCACCGGCGGCCAGACCCATGGCGAGGTCGGAGGCGCCCTGCGCCCCGGCGCGCTCGCTCAGCGGCACCGCCCGCACCACGAGGGTCGACCCGCTGACGAGGGTGAACGACCAGCCCAGCCCCAGCAGGAACAGGCCCACCGCGAGCCCCGGCGACCAGCCGGTGGGCGCCTGCGCGGCGAGCACGCCGGCGGCGACGAGGATGGCTGCGCCCGCGAGCGCCGTCGCGCGGCCGCCCCACCGGTCGACGGCGAACCCGACCACCGGCGAGAACGCGAACATGCCGAGCACGTGGGCACTGATGACCAGCCCGATGACCTGCAGGTCGGCTCCGCCGTGGTGCATGTGGAGCGGGGTCATCACCATGACACTGACCATGACGGTGTGCCCGATCGCCATCGTGATGACGCCGAGCAGGGCACCGGGGTAGGCGCCGAGGGTGCGCAGGCCTCGCCAGACCGACCCGTGCTGGCGCTCGAGCGGCTCGGTCGCGCGGGCGGCCTCGACCTGACGGGCCAGGAGCAGGGGGTCGGGGCGCAGCCGCAGCAGGATGACCAGGGCGCCGAGCAGCAGGCCGCCGAGGGAGAAGACGTAGGGGCCGGCGAGTGAGGGGACGCCGAGGAAGCGCGCGACCGGCTCACCCGGCCCGGCGAGGTTGGGCCCGAAGACCGCGCCGACGGTCGTCGCCCACACGACGATCGACAGGTCGCGGCCGCGGCGGTGCTCGTCGGCGAGGTCGGCCGCGACGTAGCGGGCCTGGCTGTTGGCGGCGTTGGCGCCGCCGAAGAGGGTGGTGCCGAGCAACAGGAGCGGGAAGCTG is a window from the Phycicoccus sp. M110.8 genome containing:
- a CDS encoding AAA domain-containing protein; the protein is MSQPTEPQDADPRDADPRGERVAAAVRTWQRHLVDLGGRNTLLWYRDLPSGTLDLTTAHPGGLAMLLAGRPTRLSDLVREPVALDEARRRARTIRAKTLELAEERGIAAGFIAIGMASWTVRGANRPPAAPVLLRSCVLKPTGAAREDFDIDLGPDVELNPVLEHYLRSEQGLELDTGSLEDLATAGDAFDPYPVYEELGRLCASVPDFSITPRLVVGTFSYAKLPMVADLAAQGPSLADHDVVAALAGDPGALRTVRTAVPDSPADADPSHELLILDADSTQQAAIDAVRSGAHLVIKGPPGTGKSQTIANLIASLAGEGKRVLFVAEKRAAIDAVLSRLDGVGLSDLVLDAYDGAVNKRRLARELGDALERSTQTRDPDTGELERALVDRRTRLVEHAAALHEVRQPWGVSVYQAQQAITGLTGREHPPTSRVRVRGDQLAGLSRQRVDELGRQLTEAASLGAWSTREGEDPWFGARVETQEDAVRARDITSRLSEGGLDELERTMQEVFAEVSLPQAQRARDWGAVLESVGRVRDTLEVFRPEVFDIPLGELVSATGSAQYRRDHDVDLGAWSRWRLRRQARALLRPGPPPADLHAALADAQVQRTAWQQMAGAGGRPEIPIDLDRARAAYAAVAADLTWLGERLATTAAGGALLDTDLPALRERLTTLAAAPERLAVVPQVLGALDALRAAGMGPLVDDLAARGVEADDVAAELEFVWWTSLSEDLTVRDPRYGAHDGAQLQRVAREYVAADHAHLRASAERVKAGAGRRLREVLADHPEQESLVRAEAGKSRRHRPLRDLLPRAGETLTAVKPAWAMSPLVVASVLPPGRWFDVVIFDEASQIPPAQAVSAISRAHQVVVAGDERQLPPTSFFTSAVDEEAAGSPETETLTEGFESVLDVLTAALPTRRLAWHYRSLDERLIAFANREMYDGSLVTFPGTGTDPVVRLEAVEGAGVVSPGEEAIESTEAEVERVVELVLEHARTRPWESLGVIALGIKHAARIDDALRRALAGDAAAGVGDFFDEDRPERFFVKNLERVQGDERDAIILAVGYGKTPHGRVLHRFGPLNLEGGERRLNVAITRSRRRMTVVSSLVAGDLDPARLKARGAMMLRDFLAYAADGSLPGSAAGGAAADGAAAAAPPGNGARAATAAGSGDHDRPDAVVAEFAQRLRASGLVVHERYGVAGQPIDLAVEHPDRPGTVLVAVETDGPGYAAMPSTRDRDRLRGEQLGRLGWMHVRVWSTDIFRDPARDVARVHAAVQQAAAARAEAEAQQARPAPARDAGRADSGGTEGRDAGRADAAPAAAGPADPGVGDGQAPVEDGAVDEMQEPEREPEFVPTPDEGARTRRVRGRKRRPPEQTKDDTDAGWGEYSDRAAHDRWLEEQRPPHWGRD
- a CDS encoding MFS transporter, giving the protein MPEAVPTTADVHAVQRRTVTTLVGTQVLVGVGVSAGAAVGALLAEQTSGSADLAGLGGTFQVLGGALVAIPMAHVMAARGRRWGMLAGYGLGILGAVTIIVAAALRSFPLLLLGTTLFGGANAANSQARYVAADLADEHRRGRDLSIVVWATTVGAVFGPNLAGPGEPVARFLGVPSLAGPYVFSLGGLLLGALVILLRLRPDPLLLARQVEAARATEPLERQHGSVWRGLRTLGAYPGALLGVITMAIGHTVMVSVMVMTPLHMHHGGADLQVIGLVISAHVLGMFAFSPVVGFAVDRWGGRATALAGAAILVAAGVLAAQAPTGWSPGLAVGLFLLGLGWSFTLVSGSTLVVRAVPLSERAGAQGASDLAMGLAAGGGGALAGVVVGQLGYAVLGTLAACLAGAVGVAALLLRPTDLERVSPPPVLPGEVDSEVG